A single region of the Ruficoccus amylovorans genome encodes:
- a CDS encoding metal ABC transporter substrate-binding protein yields the protein MSLRKKIIALLIGVLATPLLHATQPHVVASFGIPADWVRQIAGDKVELTVLADKGQDIHAFEPAPRDLAKLSQADLVVQIGPNLEFWLDDLLASSRFQGQRLSLSNGLTLRKADDYHGDKQSDHSDSHDGHSHDGHDHDSHAGHDHGDYDPHVWMDPENVSRMSAALTEALCQIDPDNASTYRDNAKRWNDKLLALDQQARERFAAIPEQARVIITYHDNLGYFADRYGIEIPATILGSVSTEGGEPSARQMAALIKLIRQDQVAAIFTDPGANDRLARQLCRETGLPAPRLLYVGTFSRDTSGPQDYESLFLYTVDTIADSIQAKNN from the coding sequence ATGTCCCTGCGGAAAAAGATCATTGCCCTGCTGATCGGGGTGCTTGCCACGCCCCTGCTCCACGCCACCCAGCCACATGTCGTTGCGAGCTTCGGCATTCCTGCCGACTGGGTCAGGCAAATCGCCGGGGACAAGGTCGAGCTGACCGTCCTCGCGGACAAGGGACAGGATATCCACGCCTTTGAACCGGCCCCCCGCGATCTGGCCAAGCTCTCCCAAGCCGACCTCGTCGTCCAGATCGGCCCCAACCTGGAATTCTGGCTCGACGACCTGCTGGCCTCCTCGCGTTTTCAGGGGCAGCGGCTGAGCCTCAGCAACGGCCTCACCCTGCGCAAAGCCGACGACTACCACGGCGACAAACAGTCAGACCACAGTGATAGCCACGATGGACATTCCCATGACGGACACGACCATGACAGCCACGCCGGGCACGATCACGGAGACTACGACCCGCACGTCTGGATGGACCCGGAGAATGTCTCCCGAATGTCCGCCGCCCTGACGGAGGCCCTTTGCCAGATCGACCCCGATAATGCCTCCACCTACCGCGATAACGCCAAGCGCTGGAACGACAAACTGCTCGCGCTCGACCAGCAGGCCCGCGAACGCTTTGCCGCCATCCCGGAGCAAGCCCGAGTCATCATCACCTATCACGACAACCTCGGGTACTTCGCCGACCGCTACGGGATCGAGATCCCCGCCACCATCCTCGGCTCGGTCAGCACCGAGGGCGGCGAGCCCTCCGCCCGGCAGATGGCCGCCTTGATCAAGCTCATCCGGCAGGATCAGGTCGCCGCCATCTTCACCGATCCGGGCGCCAATGACCGCCTCGCCCGTCAGCTTTGCCGCGAGACCGGCCTGCCCGCCCCGCGCCTGCTCTACGTGGGCACATTTTCCCGCGACACAAGCGGGCCACAGGATTATGAATCGCTTTTTCTCTACACAGTGGACACGATAGCCGATTCTATTCAGGCTAAAAACAATTGA
- a CDS encoding Fur family transcriptional regulator, which yields MPPSVRETRQRTAIRNALQSQNRPLKPKEIQELAQQECKSLGIATVYRNLRTMLEDGLVEKLEIPGLATCYSLPREIKRPILVCQRTGQIHWLKTRPADVDLSQVPPNFEYEGHEIIVYGQFQT from the coding sequence ATGCCACCATCGGTTAGAGAAACCCGCCAACGAACAGCCATCCGAAACGCCTTACAGTCACAGAACCGACCGCTCAAGCCCAAGGAAATCCAGGAACTCGCCCAACAAGAATGTAAAAGCCTCGGCATCGCCACTGTCTATCGCAACCTGCGCACCATGCTCGAAGACGGCCTGGTGGAGAAACTTGAAATCCCCGGCCTGGCCACCTGCTACAGCCTGCCCCGGGAGATTAAGCGCCCCATTCTTGTGTGCCAGCGCACAGGGCAGATTCATTGGCTTAAAACCCGGCCAGCCGATGTCGATTTGAGCCAGGTCCCCCCCAATTTCGAATACGAGGGGCACGAAATCATCGTTTACGGCCAATTTCAGACTTAG
- the sixA gene encoding phosphohistidine phosphatase SixA, with protein MRLYLLRHAEAENTAPDETRELTAKGEKTLRKLCQTLKPEEFDGVRKLCHSPLTRAVQTARLFKDFLKLSQPLQERAGLRPEDNPFVWLRELAEDEDDLMFIGHNPHLSILADALMLQSREGGLITFRKAGLLCLRRLCPPSRALPYGEWTLEWFIVPRVL; from the coding sequence ATGCGACTTTACCTGCTGCGTCATGCCGAGGCCGAAAATACCGCTCCGGACGAAACCCGCGAGCTGACCGCCAAAGGCGAGAAAACGCTTCGTAAACTCTGCCAGACGCTCAAGCCCGAGGAATTCGACGGCGTGCGCAAACTCTGCCACAGCCCTCTCACCCGCGCCGTGCAGACGGCCCGCCTTTTCAAGGATTTTTTAAAGCTTTCCCAGCCCCTCCAGGAGCGCGCCGGCCTGCGCCCGGAAGACAACCCCTTTGTCTGGCTCAGAGAGCTGGCCGAGGACGAGGACGACCTCATGTTCATCGGGCACAACCCCCACCTTTCGATCCTGGCTGACGCGCTGATGCTTCAGTCGCGCGAAGGCGGCCTCATTACCTTCAGGAAAGCCGGACTGCTGTGCCTGCGGCGCCTCTGTCCTCCCAGTCGGGCGCTTCCCTACGGCGAGTGGACGCTGGAGTGGTTCATCGTCCCCCGTGTGCTCTGA
- the pdxH gene encoding pyridoxamine 5'-phosphate oxidase: MNLADMRRNYTRNGLSEESAEADPFAQFRVWFEQALQAELAEPNAMTLGTAGADGQPNLRTVLLKAYDAKGFVFYTNYTSAKATEIAENPQVCLLFTWLDLERQIKIQGRAEKISAAESLRYFASRPFGSRLGAWVSHQSRIISSRKLLEMKLEEVKRKFAGGEIPLPSFWGGYRVKPIRFEFWQGRENRLHDRLQYSPSGDGDNWKIERLAP, from the coding sequence ATGAATCTGGCCGACATGCGCCGCAATTACACCCGCAACGGGCTTTCCGAGGAAAGCGCCGAAGCGGACCCTTTTGCCCAGTTCCGCGTCTGGTTCGAGCAGGCCCTCCAGGCCGAGCTCGCCGAGCCCAACGCCATGACCCTCGGCACCGCCGGGGCCGACGGCCAACCCAATCTGCGCACCGTCCTGCTCAAAGCCTACGACGCCAAGGGCTTCGTCTTTTACACCAATTACACCAGCGCCAAGGCGACCGAGATCGCCGAAAACCCGCAGGTGTGCCTGCTATTCACCTGGCTCGATCTCGAACGGCAGATCAAGATCCAGGGCCGGGCGGAGAAAATCAGCGCCGCCGAGTCCCTGCGCTACTTCGCCAGTCGCCCCTTCGGCAGCCGCCTCGGGGCCTGGGTCTCGCACCAAAGCCGGATCATCTCCTCGCGCAAGCTCCTCGAAATGAAGCTGGAGGAAGTGAAGCGCAAATTCGCTGGCGGGGAAATCCCCCTGCCCTCCTTCTGGGGCGGCTACCGCGTGAAACCGATACGCTTTGAGTTCTGGCAAGGGCGCGAAAACCGCCTCCATGACCGGCTCCAGTACAGCCCCTCCGGGGACGGAGATAACTGGAAAATCGAGCGGCTGGCTCCCTGA
- the pstB gene encoding phosphate ABC transporter ATP-binding protein PstB yields MENSSATRPGQAAAPKPPPLIEIEHFDFFYGQTQALKDINLSVRQNSVTALIGPSGCGKTTLLRCLNRLNDLTDTARVAGGRILIGGYDIYERDIDVIELRKKVGMVFQKSNPFPKSIYDNIAYGLRIQGIRNRDRLDDTVEKCLRAAALWDEVKDRLNDSALNLSGGQQQRLCIARALAVEPEILLMDEPCSALDPVATSKVEELIHSLRLNYTIVIVTHNMQQAARVSDHTAFFYLGRIVEHNVTEAIFMNPRDPQTEAYVSGRFG; encoded by the coding sequence ATGGAAAACTCATCCGCCACCCGCCCGGGCCAAGCCGCCGCGCCCAAGCCCCCGCCCCTGATCGAGATCGAGCATTTCGACTTTTTCTACGGGCAGACGCAGGCGCTCAAGGACATCAACCTGAGCGTCCGCCAGAACAGCGTGACCGCCCTCATCGGCCCCTCCGGCTGCGGCAAGACCACGCTCCTGCGCTGTCTGAACCGGCTCAACGACCTGACCGACACGGCCCGCGTGGCCGGGGGGCGCATTCTCATCGGCGGCTACGACATCTACGAGCGCGACATCGACGTGATCGAGCTGCGTAAAAAAGTCGGCATGGTCTTCCAGAAGTCCAACCCCTTTCCCAAGTCTATCTACGACAACATCGCCTACGGGCTGCGCATCCAGGGCATTCGCAACCGGGACCGACTCGACGACACGGTGGAAAAATGCCTCCGCGCCGCCGCCCTCTGGGACGAGGTCAAGGACCGGCTCAACGACAGCGCCCTGAACCTCTCCGGCGGCCAGCAACAGCGGCTGTGCATCGCCCGCGCCCTCGCTGTGGAGCCGGAAATCCTGCTCATGGACGAGCCCTGCTCGGCCCTCGACCCGGTCGCCACCTCCAAGGTCGAGGAGCTGATCCACTCCCTGCGCCTGAACTACACGATCGTCATCGTCACCCACAACATGCAGCAGGCCGCCCGCGTCAGCGACCACACGGCGTTTTTCTACCTGGGCCGCATCGTCGAGCACAACGTGACCGAGGCCATTTTCATGAACCCCCGCGACCCCCAGACCGAAGCCTACGTCAGCGGCCGCTTCGGCTAA
- the pstA gene encoding phosphate ABC transporter permease PstA, which yields MNPSAHSPRQNPFLPKPSGPRRVETLVRQILRGLTYFILLAMAAIILTIAIKGARAVFQAEWPFINTEFLTQSPETLHVFESGGQTMQMSDSEFRATYQEQGLPPPSARAYSHAGGGILPAIIGTVLLVAGAMTISMALGVASAVFLSEYGKSGPLLRLIRLSILNLAGVPSIVYGLFGFGLFVVFLDWNVSLLAGWFTLAFMVLPVIISSSEEALRSVPGGFREASLALGATRWTMIRTSVLPYALPGILTSSILGIARVAGETAPIMFTAAYLLRDRLPWQGLDHWYDFFFQGVMALPYHLYVVSAKLPQNAYTERMQYGTAFVFLALVAAMALTSILLRARIRKRHHW from the coding sequence GTGAACCCGTCCGCCCACAGTCCGCGCCAAAATCCCTTCCTGCCTAAGCCCTCGGGCCCCCGGCGGGTGGAGACGCTCGTGCGGCAGATCTTGCGGGGACTGACGTATTTCATCTTGCTGGCGATGGCGGCCATCATCCTGACTATCGCGATCAAGGGCGCGCGGGCTGTTTTTCAGGCTGAGTGGCCCTTCATCAACACGGAGTTCCTGACCCAGTCGCCGGAGACGCTCCACGTCTTCGAATCCGGGGGGCAGACGATGCAAATGAGCGACTCGGAGTTTCGCGCCACCTACCAGGAGCAGGGACTGCCCCCGCCCAGCGCCCGTGCCTACTCCCACGCCGGGGGCGGCATCCTGCCCGCCATCATCGGCACGGTCCTGCTCGTGGCTGGAGCCATGACCATTTCAATGGCTCTCGGGGTGGCCAGCGCGGTCTTCTTGAGCGAGTACGGTAAAAGCGGCCCGCTCCTGCGACTGATCCGGCTCTCCATCCTCAACCTGGCGGGCGTGCCCTCCATCGTGTACGGGCTCTTCGGGTTCGGGCTTTTCGTGGTCTTTCTGGACTGGAACGTCTCGCTGCTGGCGGGGTGGTTCACCCTGGCCTTCATGGTGCTTCCGGTCATCATTTCCTCCAGCGAGGAAGCCCTGCGCAGCGTGCCGGGGGGCTTTCGTGAAGCTTCGCTCGCCCTCGGAGCCACCCGCTGGACCATGATCCGCACCAGCGTGCTCCCCTACGCCCTGCCCGGCATTCTCACCTCGTCCATCCTCGGCATCGCCCGCGTGGCCGGGGAAACCGCGCCCATCATGTTCACCGCCGCCTACCTGCTGCGCGACCGCCTGCCCTGGCAGGGACTCGACCACTGGTACGACTTCTTTTTCCAGGGCGTGATGGCCCTGCCCTACCACCTTTATGTGGTCAGCGCCAAGCTCCCCCAAAACGCCTACACCGAGCGCATGCAGTACGGGACAGCCTTCGTCTTTCTGGCGCTGGTGGCGGCGATGGCGTTGACCTCGATCCTCCTGCGCGCCAGGATCCGCAAACGTCACCACTGGTAG